From the Papaver somniferum cultivar HN1 chromosome 2, ASM357369v1, whole genome shotgun sequence genome, the window AGTATCACGCTCTGGCTGATGCTACTTTAGAGATCATTTGGATACAATCTCTCATGTCAGAGCTTCATTTTTCTTCACTAAGACCTCCTGTTCTTTGGTGTGACAATATGGATGCAACCTACCTGACTGCAAATCCCATTTTTCACAATCGTATGAAACACATCGAGATTGCTTTCCACTATGTTCGAGAACTGGTTGCCTCTAAATCCTTAGAGGTTCGTTTTATCTACACACAGGATCAAATTGCACATATTTTCACCAAATGTTTAGCTATCAGACACTGCACTTGCGAGGGGGGGGGGGTTAGAGAATATGTCTTCCAGCGTGTGAATCACTTGAGTGCACTGTCAGGTGTTAGTTGGTTATTGGTGTTAGTGCACTGAAAGGTGTTAGTTTGTTATTGGTTGGTTACTAGTTACAGTTGCAATGAGTCGGTTTGTCAGTAGCTTTAAATATATGTTCTCTTTCCTGTGTCTGTAATGAAAATCAAGAAATTCATGAATCAGAAATTCATCTTCACTGAGAGATTTGTTTAACGACATTCTTCTCTCTGACACATCATGAGATCCATCAGACTCATTCAAGATAATATCAGAAGAACATTTCGATCTTGATTGAGATGAGAAAGAACCATTACCACTGCTTACAATCTCTGACTCGGAGAGTGTTTTAGCAACCTCTTCTGATACGTTAATTGTGTATTTTCTTTGCTTTGCTTTGCTTTCCTTTAATTTTATTTTGACCCATGTCTTATAAgttggatcgtaccaaacacagattgttagatgtttttgtgtttgcctgctttgatacaaattgaaatgacgagggtaccaagtacaccataatcttttcgatatcaacttaTAAGTCATATACTCTGTGTGATCTAATGTAGACAGAGACcgtcaagaagataacaaccataaggtatacacttggtatagtTACtagttcgatttttttttttactttatttattgttatgtgcttttaCTAGTTCGACACCGAACCTaaaactatagggatcaaccaaagtgtttgggattaacgtacaagtgcaattattttaattataacttaagcaaattataatgcggaaagtaaagtaaaagcacacaacaagattttgtagaTGAGGAAATTTGAGGTTACCAGAGTCTGTTGTTACTTTACCGTTAGTGATATATGATTCTAGCGATAAATAGATAAGTATGTTGATTGAGTTAGTGCATTCTCTAATGCAAATTAACATCATCTCTTCTATTGTTTATTGTTGTTTACATCCTCTAATGCTAATGATTGACTCTTATCTTGTGGATGAGTGAAAAAAAAGACTTATCTTGTGGATAATTTGAATGTCTCTCCCTATAAATGCGAAGTTAATATTGTCTCGTATTATTTATAGTTATTTACATTCTCGAATGTCAATGATCGACTCTTATCTTGTGCATGAGTGCACAAAATAACAAAACGTTATCACGTGGATTCTTTGAATTTCTCTCTCTATAGATGCAAAATTAACATTATCTCTCATATTGTTTATTGTTGTTTACATTCTCCAGTGGACTTGTATCTTGTGTATGGgtgcacaacaacaacaaactaaGCTTTTGGTCTCAAACATGTTGTGGTAGGCTAGAAATGAAACCCAAATCACAAACCATCTTTCTCATGTTATGGTTCTGGTATGTGGATCGTAGAATTCCATGCACTCTTGTCTAAGACTGGCTGACCTCTACCTTTCTTTGTGTCTACGACGCGAGTTGTAACTCCAATGCGCACTGGTGCCACTGTTGGAGATGTCCAAACCCTTTCAAGCGACACTGAACAAGCTTTTTCTTGATGGGGACTACTCCAAGTATAATACGTATATCATCGTTCCTAATTCGGTCATGTATCGTGTTGCCACAACTTCACCGCAGGATATGCATTTCTGCTGCACTTATCTTTTAAACGTGTTGCCTTTTGGTAGCCAAACATTCCACACCATAGAGCATAATTGGCCTGATCGCGGTCCTATAAaactttattttttgtttttgcataacttTTTTTATCACATAGGATGCCAGATGCCTGTCGCCGTTTTATCCATCCCAGTTGAATCCTATAGCTAACATCCTCTTCAATCTCACCTTCATTATGCAGCATCGTATCTAAATATCGTAAGATATCCTTTTCAGGCACTCCTCGTCCTGCCGAAGTGACTTCCCCATCCTCCGATCTAGTAAAATAAATGTAAGAGGAACACAAGCATCAATTGACACTACTTACAACTGATATATTGGGATTATGCAAAAATTAGAGATTACAACGGGACAATAAAAGCGCAAAAGAATTGATAATAACCTATAACTACTCGGCCATAGGAGGCCTGCATAGGGAAGgttattataaaataataaagggAGGAATACATATGGAGACTACTGAAAATTGTGGAAACAATGTCCTCCTATTCTGAATCCCTGAGGTTATCGTTTGTTAACCACAAtgccttttgaatcacaaacacGACCTCGTCTTCATCTTGGTCTGAATCTGACTCACCTTCAGCTGTTGCAACAGCTTCCCAACGCAATGCCGGTAAATACTTCTTAATTGACTCCACCAGTGGTCGCTTGTCCCTGATTATAATGAAACCAGTGGGCCTGAGCAGTCTATCCATCTCCAGCAGTAGATCTTCGACACTGCATCCCTTCGTATCAATGTCAGATAGTACAGTCCAAGCATGAAGGAGATCATAGGTTCTAGGGTAGGTTGAGAAGGCTTCACACCTGTTAAGCAACACATACAAATTCAGCAACATGGTAAGCTTTTCAGTTACATCTCTACTACTCCAACGTCAAATTCTTTAATTTGTTTACATACCAGCTATGTACAGTTCCAATCAGGCCTCTGTCATATATTAATTTTAGTGTGTTTGCACCATCCTCTGGCACAACATTCATAACCCAGACATCCTTCTCCTTCAGAGCAGCTGCAAATGAACCCATGTTTGTTTTCATATCCATCAAGTTTCTCAAAGAATCTGGCTTCATTTTTTGACTCAAGAGATTCCAATAAGTTTCTACCCTTCGGCTCCAAACGTCCTGCAGCACATAATTGATATCATTCACTCGTGTTTTAGCATGCACACATGATTGAATCGTATATACATATATAGAAGAATAGTTGCTTTATCTTACCGTGTCTTTTTCAAAAGCCTCACTAGAATAACCAAAATCAGCAAGACGTGGAGGAGGAGCTGTTAATCTAGCTGGCCAAGGAGCTAACCCGCTCCCTCTGGATATGTGGCTCTCTGGTAAAATGAAACAAAAGTTCAGTTTTAACATAGTCCCACAAGTTATCATAATTTTACACAATAATTCAGCTGGAAGTCAAAACAAATGGTGAAGGAGGCTAGTTACATGTATGCAGTTTATTTATTTCTCTACCACCCACCAATCTTCAGGCGTTAATTTGCTAGGTAGTTGGAACTTGGAAATATATCACCAAGAAGAGTCTTTTGGGTGCAAAGGAAAAGGTTCATATTCCTATCCTAAAAAAGACACAGAATTTGAGTACTATTATACCTGATTGTATTTCTGGCTGTATATTTCTATAAACTAACGGTTGAACTTAAAATCTTTAATCCTATCAACAATACGTCAAAACTTCTTTTTTTGGCGTATCAATACGTATTGTATGGATACGTGTATCCAATACGTCCAATACGGCCAATACCAACTATATAATCCTTTTTTTCAGTTAAAATACCAAAAGTTGGATAAGAAGCAACAGCTGTCCATATATTTCTTTAATACTAATAAAAGTTACATATTTATCACCAGCTGTCATCACCCCCTCCAGTCAATACTTATCCCAAACTTTCTCCTCCTCCTCTTAATCTCAACACTTATCTGATTACCTCTAACTCTCTCTGTTTTATCTCCTCCAAAACCAGTAGAATACCAAAACCCTATTTATCCCAGATACTGATATACAACTATgagcaagaaaagaaaagacacaAATCTCAACACCCCCCTTTGGAATTATGttgaaaaacaaggaaaaagatgtatgtattttgttatgtttctatctcatatatgatatatatatattttaagacTACAGATTAATATTGAGTATTCCGTATCGCCGTATTACCATTTTTTTGTTGGTGTATCCTAGTAACGTATTGGTATCCTGTATCGGATACCGTATCCGTATCGTTGCAACACAGAATTCCTATGGTATAATCCCAAAAAATAGATAGTAACATAAATATCAAAAATTTAAAAGGGAGAGTGCGCGGATGCACCAAATTAGGTTACTCACGTTCAGAATAAGGTGTGATGCAAGCTTCCATCGGAACACCCCAAACTGCATCTGGATCATCATCAGATCTGCAGAGAGGAGGTTGAGTGCCAGGCTCTCTTTCCATGTAACAGTCATTTGTTAGAGGTTTGACCCAAATAACAGTTTGATTTTGTTTGGCAGTAATTTTCCAACACATACGGTCTACAAGGGCACTCATTTCTTTCCAAATTCTTAGATCTTCTTCATCCTGTGCATATGCTTCGGGAGATGAATAGGCAAAATAACCTCCTGGTCTAAGAAGCCTATCCAACTCAAGAAGAAGTAGTCCATCTCTTTGAAGCCAATCAATTCTACAACGTGAACAGTGGGCTAGTTCAAACGACCTGCTTGGGTACGGGAGCCTCTTTGTTCCCAAAACACCAAGATATGCTGGGATCCCTCTC encodes:
- the LOC113349913 gene encoding probable methyltransferase PMT3, giving the protein MRGRTDEVQKRRLITSLCLVGIVICFVFVYYGSFFGSRVQRGTSTLRRLGSPYLGGNEDADSKQNESSTALVQEDGDIDIALKSFPVCDDRHSELIPCLDRHLIYQLRLKLDLSLMEHYERHCPPAERRYNCLIPPPPGYKVPIKWPRSRDEVWKANIPHTHLASEKSDQNWMVVRGEKIVFPGGGTHFHYGADKYIASLANMLNFSNNNINNEGRVRTVLDVGCGVASFGAYLLSSDVIAMSLAPNDVHQNQIQFALERGIPAYLGVLGTKRLPYPSRSFELAHCSRCRIDWLQRDGLLLLELDRLLRPGGYFAYSSPEAYAQDEEDLRIWKEMSALVDRMCWKITAKQNQTVIWVKPLTNDCYMEREPGTQPPLCRSDDDPDAVWGVPMEACITPYSEQSHISRGSGLAPWPARLTAPPPRLADFGYSSEAFEKDTDVWSRRVETYWNLLSQKMKPDSLRNLMDMKTNMGSFAAALKEKDVWVMNVVPEDGANTLKLIYDRGLIGTVHSWCEAFSTYPRTYDLLHAWTVLSDIDTKGCSVEDLLLEMDRLLRPTGFIIIRDKRPLVESIKKYLPALRWEAVATAEGESDSDQDEDEVVFVIQKALWLTNDNLRDSE